Below is a window of Lepisosteus oculatus isolate fLepOcu1 chromosome 8, fLepOcu1.hap2, whole genome shotgun sequence DNA.
AACTGCGCTCACCCGACCATATTTCTCTCTCATCTCCTCTTGTATCGCATAATGGGTTTGCTGTAATGCTGTGAGCTGTTGCCATATATTATATTACCTGTTTGCTAATAAAGTCCCTGTGAATTTCATTCACATTCAAGTTTCTAATGCTAACTATACCCTTCTTTTCAAGGTGGACATGGTTTGTGATTGAACTTTACCATTTGCACAGACCTCTAAACTAACCAGACAGTTAGGGCTAGATAAAACCATATTGTGAACAGGGCCTTAGATCCATTCAAAGACAGGAATTATAAAAAAGACAATCTGGTATTTTAAGTAGAACTctgttttaattattctttCCCTGAGCATGCAGAGATAATAGCAGATGTACAACAAGAAATAGTACTTCAGTGTATAtaacttaattttttaacattcaCAATAGATCAACAAGCATGCCTTCTCTGGTGGCAAAGACACGATTGAAGAGCACAGAAAATATGGAGGCAACCCTGATGTGGATGTGTCTTTCATGTACCTGACTTTCTTCCTGGAAGATGACGAACGGCTGGAGAAAATTAGACAGGTGAGAAGGAGGCTTGATCATCCCCAAGCACTCCTGTCAGTATTTCAAGCAGTTAGCCAACAGCGTTTCTGACATTCTGGCCCTCTTATGAGGAATGAGTCTGAATGAACATTGAACCTTTTAACGGCTTATCATGAGGAAAGCACTAATTCTGTTTTGTAACACATTCTCATCCCTAAACTAGTTATGGATTCAGGGACAACTtagttgtgaatgtctgtgacCCTTACTAAACATTATCTACTCCCTGATGATACAGATGTGCTTTGCAGTTGAGTTTAACGAGAAATGTGACaaatactatttttgcaatCTAAAGTAGCAGTGCGTGTTCAGAATACAATTTTGGTTAAAAAATAGTGCAGTACAAGCATCTCCTTTGTGCTTTTAGCAATCATTCAAATTGTCCAACAATCATTTAGGTTTCTGTTTTCTGAAGGTTAAGTAGAGAACGTATGGAATTTTCCTTAAAGAACTGAGGTGCCATTTAATTGGCCTCAACATGTTCCTAAACATTAGGTGCTTAAAATGCTACAGTTTCTAatgaaaacagtattttaactTGAACAATACAAATATAATGCATCACGCCATTAACACATCTGCAATGTGTTGTTTCATTATGACTGATTCTGGGGCATGATTATTCTGGAAAAACCGGTGATCACATGTTGGTGAGCTAAAAGATCACATGATAGACCCGATCATCGGTTGCACGAACATGAGCTTCTCGTGTTTTTTCAGGACTATACAAGCGGAGCCCTTCTGACAGGAGAACTGAAGAAATGCTTGATAGAGACCTTACAGCCCATGATCTCAGCCCACAAAGAGAGACGCAAACTAGTAACAGATGAGACTGTGCTGCAGTTCATGACTCCCAGGAAACTGGCTTTTGACTACTAATACAAGAAGACTTCCATCTCTTAAGTATATTATTAACCCTGAGGcaaattgtggttttcaaaTCCAAGGAGAGACCATCACACTGCATCAAAGACTACAGCTAAACGTGAATCGATCATGTCATCCAATGCATGGTACATGTTCAATAAAAAAGCCCATTAAATGTTATGTGCTGCTGTCATTAATTACAAGAGAAGTTCCTAATTCAGTTTCTGGGGTGTTTATTTGTTGTGGTTGTGACTGAGCAACATAGAAGTGAGTAACTGAAATAACAGAAGTCGCTGGTAAGCCTTAGTGCGGTGCATTCAATGCATAATTAACAAATGGAAAGCAACTGATTTACCATGACTAAGTCACATTTGGGAAGTCCAGCAATGTTATCTGCCTCaatgaaatgtcatttttttttaatttatacaagTCTATTCATAGCAAATAAAGCCTGACAGGAGATCaaaggctttttaaaaacttagTTGAATGCATTTTATCCCATCAATGTTTTACATTGAATTAGGATTATGTAAAAATCTACAAATAAATGTAATCTTGCACAGTGTGTACAATTTGTGATAAGTCATGTCACAAAACATAAGCTAAAACACGTATCTGAAATGCCAGCTATTTCTGACAGCTACGTGAAGGTCAGAGGAGCCAAAACGGCACAAAACGTAAAACCCTTATTAATCCCCCATTGTATACCCATACGTAAGGCTTTTGGCTACAGAGAGAACATTTCCACAACATAAGGAATCTGCTTCCAGCTTTGTGCCGTCTGATAGCACttgcaaatacagtactgcactgCTTTTATCTATTTGATCTTATTTTGGTTTACGCCCACCTTGAAAACGCCCACCTTCTGAAGAAAAGGTGATGAATCACACTGTAAtcagttttattatttgtataatAAACTAACTGTAGTAGTCTTAGTgtttacaattaaaacaaaaatgggtATAACAGCTATGAAAGCCTTGCAGGCAGACTGGAGCAAAGAGGCATCACTGAGTCTGTGAATTCCCTTTCCCAGCTATGCTGTAAGCATTTCAGATTCCCTTTTAGTCAACAGACGGAATGGCCAGACCAGAAACCAGAAAGCCATCAGGACAAGAATCACAGTACCAGACCTGCGTTCGTTCATTTGTTTTGCAGAGCTTGGGTTATTATTTTGGCGCCTTGCACTCAAATGTGCCTCAGCTGAAGACATGCTGGTTTTGCATTAAGAGAATGTGCTcattctattaaaaataaaacttctttaGTGCCTTGAAGGGCTGTCTCATATTATTTCCAGTGTCTTTCCTTGTTTTTCCTGCTACAAGGAGTTCTAAGAAAAGCTGTTGACTTGATACCCTCCAGAttctgacttggccattcccTGGTCTACAAAGACTTGTGGAGGAGCTGTATGACCATCTCGTATGTTGCAAACACCACCATGTTGACTGGGAAGGCGCGGAGGCAGTTGAGGCCCAGGCCTTTGAAGAGGACCGTCAACCCCTCCTTCTGGATGCTTTCGGAGATGCAATGCACTATTCCGttgtatctttttttcctcACCCCATCCACCTGTAGCCGGGATTTGATCACGTCCATAGGAGTGCCAATGGACCAGCCACACATTCCTGCACAACCTCCTGCCACCAAAACCGCCCACCACTCTGCAAGAGAACACACAGGACCCATATTGTTAAAGAATCACACCACACGCCTCACTTGAGGTATAGGTTATTTCTAAAAGTGGGTTAGCGCAGAACAAGCAATCCTGCCAATAATTTAGAATATCCATAGCTCTTACTTATTGTTTCCTGGTAGGTTTTCAAGAGATGCTTTACCTGGCTGGTTTTTCCCAGCTGGTGTCAGCCAGTCACAGAAAACCGAGTAGGTCAGGAAGTATGTAGCAAAGGAGGGGCCATCCCGGAGACACAGAGCTGTGGCGCCCTTGTAAAGTCCCAGCATGCCTTCTTCCCTGGCGATGGTGAGCAAGCAGTGCACAGGGCTATGGTATTTGGGTTTGGAGAGCAAACCTGAGCCTTGAACAGGCCGATAAGGCTCCGTCTGACACTGAAGGCGCACTTTCACGATGTCTGCTGGAGACATCACCGATACCTTAACAGGTTAAAATAAAGATAGAGATTGTTATGCTCATAACAAGAGGCTGCTTATCAAACAGTCAAAACAAGCCACAGAAAAAAATCCTACAAcacattgtttttcttaaacaatTCCCCAGTAGTACATACAGAACTTATGTAATGCCTTCCTGTTAGTAAGCCTGGTCTAATTtagataataaaaataattttaatgtatCCCCTGTAATTGGGGCCACCTAATTGTTCAGGATTCCAAAAACCTATCCAACCTGAATGCTGATTTCCTGTACTAAGATTTTGTGTTTAGAGATTACTGTTACTATTACTAATTCCTAAACTTTAAAATCCAAAGAGAAAGCAAAAGAGATAGAGCAGGAAGACTAATTTTAGTTagctaaaaaaaatgtcaaaatgaaaaaggaTACAAGGAATGTTGCCATTTTcgccaaaaaataaaagcaaaagccCCATGTGTCGGAGGTGCCGTATGAGTAGAGACTGCAAGGTGAAGCGCCAAGACTTGTCTTTCCACAGACCAGACCCCACATGTGTGTTCTCTACCTGTGCCACACCTGCCACCAGCCCAGCCAGGAAAATGTCACTCTTGGAGGTGGGGGCTTCCAGACTGCCACAGCGCACTTGACGCAGACACTGCAGGCAGTTCCTGTAGGTGCCGAAGGTCACAGAAGAGCTAATGGACACCGTGATCAAAGGCATTGTTAGGCCTTTGAAAAACCCATTGACCTGCACAAGAGTGAGAACCCTGGGTTAGGCACTGGATGCTGTGTCACCTGTTTGATGCAGTAGAGCCATTTTTATTATCAGGTGCAGAATGCTACAGTGCTCACCCCTTCTTTTTTCGCAATGGTGTGAATGCATTGCCATGCCCCCAACAATTTTCTTTCCGTTTGTATTCTCACCTGAAGAACAGAGTTTATTTTACTACACTGAAGAACAGGCACAACAACCACAATATTTCTCCCATGAGAATGCAGGATATACCTTAACCGTGTCCAGGGGATAACCCACAACCACTCCGAGGGCTCCTACGGAAAAGTGAAAGTTAATATACAGCACAATCCATCTTAGTAAATGCCCCAACCACAAGTGTAAAGAAGATCCTTTCTCACATAATGTAAATCACTACAGAGGTTTATATATAGATCTTACAACTGCATTTCCTCAATCTCATTTTAGACACATTTTTGAATGTTCCTTAAACAACTTCCATAAATTTATAATTTAGGTCAGGGTGCTTCAACTAACCTGGAGAGCCTCAGGCCACTATGTTTCGTAAGTCACCATAATCCTCCACTTTCTGAGGATATGGAACAGTTCTACTGAAATCAATTAAACAGGTGGTTTATTAAATTAAGAAgactggggctccccaggaccagggctggatgTAATATGGTTTAGGTAATGTCTTCTGAAGATGCTTTTAATTAAAGCAGGAACACTTTGAAAAATACTGATGCAACAAATGTTACTCCAACCATGACTTGTGTTTACTGACACTTGTCTGGAAAAGGTCCAATAGTGTCCAGATTTCCATCAGTTTAGCCTCCTTTCAACCTTTCCCTcccttattttcacattttcctcAACCCCCCTTTTGCCCCATATTGCTGCTCTCTTGGtcctacctactgtacatttctgccTTTgacatcagttttcttttttttcagtgcgtaattaacctctacttgtctTCAGCAGCTTGTGCACTAACTGGGGAGTGGAGAGCTCAAGTCTTTTAAATTGTCCCGGTTTCTGTCTGAGCCCTTGAATCACACAGCTTTAATTGGATTGATTGTACAGCCTCTCTGACTGAGAAAGCATTTAGAGACTTCATAGCAGGAAATTAAATTCCTTCATTCCACAATAGAGGTGATATAATTGTATGTCCTGTCGTAGATCCTTACACTGTTGAGGGCTTGGAATAATGTACAGTCTGTGCTACAATAATGAATCTCAAACTTTTACAAAATGAGATGTCAGAAAATAGTGGACTAGCAATGACATGCTAAAAATATACTGGAAAAATGCACTGCCTTTTTTATGGATAACACAAATAAGAAACTTGAGGGaattaaatcaaacaaaacacaatataAGATTGAACGAGTCTCTCCTAGTAGGAAGCctctgttatttattttgaaatgttataaTAAACACCTGCCACTACATGGACTTCAATGgaaaaaaggaaagcaaaagAGGTTTGTAATTATAAACATTGCTTCAAACCCTTTCCAACCCATTACAGTGTAAATACCTAAGGGTAAATAAGGAGCAATTCAGGGCATGTAATAAAGGTTCTATAATGTTaaccaaaacaagtaataaagaCCTGTTGATTTACATTCCAAAGCAAGGAAAGGATTTAACAAATGCCAACACCACAAACTCCGTTTTAAAATTGATAAGGCTTACCAGACCACAATATCGCCAGCCTTTAATGCCGCATGCCATCTAACACCGTCTATAAATTAATCCTATGAAATCGTGGTCTGTTGAAGTGTTCAAGGTCATCAGCATTTGTCTGTGTTGTACACCACTCGCTAACCAAACAGAAATTAAGGACTAGGCCTGTTTCAACACCTGTATTGTATCACGAGTTGCACAATCCCGTGGTCCTTGTGACTGAGACAAAATGCGGTCATGTCACGATcagaaattaaatacagtagttaaatttcattttctcttGAATCGGATGATAAAAAAACTCCCAAATCCCCAAGGTCCGAGTGAACACTAGGGAATAGCAAAATAATATCGACTCGAACGCCATAATGTTGAAAAATTACACTGTATGCTTATTGTCTTACCGATGTTATTTATTTCTTGGTGTTTAGAAAAAAGAAGCAGAATATATGGGAAGAATATACAATggggttatttttaattttaaaacgttACAGAATACACGACTGATTGAACGATACACAAGGCTGACGCAAATATTTGAATAAACATATCTGTCACAAAAGGTGTCTTGACCTCTACAGTGAGCTATTAGTATTACATTTATGCGGTAACTTCATATTACGTTACATTTCCAAGAACAAATGAAaggcaaatgaaagaaaatcaattttcaACTATCAATAACAGGCTATTGCATAAAACTGGTAACAGAATGCCGCTTTACCTCCAACAGACCCGGCTAAAAAATCGACTACATGCATCGCTCTTCCTCCCAAAGAAAAACTGAGCTTGTCTTTTGCTTAATGTAACTAGCTTCAAGCTACTGGTCTTTCGCGTATGCAAACCGGAAAAAATATACGTATACTAAACTACACAGGATGCTAAAACGGCTCTCTTTTGATTAGGCCGCTGTTCATCATAGTTTAGAAAAAGCGTATCTTTGATAACAGCAGAAAGCAACTGCTTTTGGGGCATAATAAGcccttttaaaatgaataattaggGCTGAAAAATTCTGATACCAGCTCCTCCGAACACTGCTTGTTACAAAACAGCCCTTACGACTATTGCCGAAAAGTGCCGAGGCAGTTCGTTCGTATGCCATcgtctaaaaaaaaacacccaagtAAATcgcgtttttttcttttaaccctTCATCGACCGATTCTGTTACCTTTTCTAATGATCCGGAACGGACTGCCACCAGAAGGTCTATTACAGCAAAATGCATGGATTCCGCTAAAAAGAACTCACACggtgtttttaaatgtatttaaatatatacagtccACTGAATAAACATAATGTGCGGACGTATACTGTATACGTTAATGAGCTGGAGTTGTTATCCTAGCTGAATTCCTCTTCTTTACGAATACAGCAATGTAAACGTTCGTAGTTtaagtgggtagctgcgtcagcatgcgtagactgcaaaggaacaagtaataggtttaacttactgtaacgccctcgcctggtggtgaggaggaagcgcccctaggcgctcgtagtaccgctgggcatgctgggagtggtagccggggagagtctgagggtcagcacgatgaccagcggctgaccctgcctgtgtaaataatatcctagtaattctagtgccctgtgtagtcctgtaaaagtagagtgtgttgttaggtaattgcCACCCTAactgtgtgtacgtgttcgtcagtctcctcatgtgtgtgtagatcctgtgtttggttttggtgtggttgtaaaataaagccagtgcttggttaatcgcgtctccactgttctttagttctgaaaaagaacctgccaaacgctacattggtgtcagaagcgggcagaatgaacaactcgtggcagacactacccgattccataaagcgccggctgacgctggaagacgcagaacccatcggcggcgcacatagggagcctgagcaactcctgggtgcgacaggtggccacagcccttaccagggctacccagtagtggtcccgccagtagaattggggcggccgccccggagagaggatgccctccctgccggagccgatcagcgattcccacacccatcggcgcgggtgcgaccaggtcgctacgatggtgaggcgccttgggagacctatgaggcgcagttccagctcgcggcccggacgaatggctggagccgggcggagatggccggccacctggcggcggcgctggaaggagcggcctgccaggtgctcctggatgtcccggaggaggacagaggcgactacacggcgctggcagcagccctccagctgcgcttcggtgtagaggaggcgccggacttgatgcgggagaggctggccctgcggcggcgccgaccaggagagcgactgggcccggtcgccgcggatgtcatgttcctcgcccgcagaggatacccaactttcccccgggaggctcagcgggagatggctctccaggcctttctcaaggccctctcacccgaggagctgcggcgccacgtgcagctggccgcgccaacatcgctggagcaggccttggcccttgctacacgggctgaggtagtgttcggggtgactggcagcgccagcagatgcagtgcgccctgccggctgaccgaggcggcgacggaggaatccagcgagggggaagaggagccagcccgtgcagcgaccgccgcggaacagccccacacgctgatttgcgaccgctgcgggaaaagaggacaccgagcccggttctgctgggcacccgaacctcgctcgatcggcgtcgggaaacgggaacggggcggctcagcgcggggaaggccgcccttgaacacctcaacccccgctccggagagcgctgtaaaaaccggcgcccctcacgccaccgtggggcgagtcggctgtagccggggcctgtacctccactgccggattgaggaccaaccctgcctggccctactcgacaccggttcatcagtgaccctacttcggccgggcgttctccccgacaccgagggcaccaaccccccaggatgggaggcctccagcctgcggctgaggaccgtgacgggacagctcgctgcagtccgggggaaactGGTGCTTGCCTTCGgtctgggtgcagcgacggtgcgccacccctgctaccttgcacccatccaggaggactgcattctggggctggacctactgcagcgagtgggggccaggttggacttggaccggcaggagttggtgtggcagggggagcgactgcacctggtggagggcaggtccggcgaaggccgagggacgcgggcttgccagagccgggggaacaagaggcagcggcggcggcggcggcggcgtcagtcgccggggcagaccaggcctgcgagccggggagcgagcgtgccggatcctgcccctgagtcggccggggggccagacaaggcggcggcgggggccgagcggtgcgtggaagcgaagcgtgccgttgaggacctcttccagcggagctgcgagggcctcgatcaggaccagcggcagcggctccgggagctactcgcccagaacgaagacctctttgcggcgagggatgaggactgcacccgcactgccctggtccaacacgagatcaacaccggcgacgctcggcccatccgcatcccaccaggacgcatggtccacgccaagcggaccgccgccgaggaaaagatccgggagatggccgcagcgggggtgattgagccctccgcgagcccgtggtcggcgccagccgtactggttaaaaaaaaagacggctcgtggaggttctgcgtcaactaccgcaagctgaacgaggtcacccggaaagattcctaccccctgccgaggatagatgacgccctggactacatcaccgggtcgacctggttcagctccctggacctccgctgcggctactggcaggtaccgcttgctcccgatgctcgcccgaagacggccttttccatcggccagggcctctggcagtttactgtcatgccttttggcctgtgcaatgccccggcgacgttcgagagactgatggagagggtgctggcatcggtcccgcggaaccagtgcgtgttatatctggacgatctgctggttcatgcacggagtttcgaccaggccttgacgaacctccaggcggtgctggcctgcatccgccgtgctggcctgaggctcaacccccgcaagtgcgagctcctgcggcgggaggtgaccttcctgggacatgttgttggaccgcgaggggtggctacggacccaggtaaggtcgctgcagtgaggggctggccgactccacgcaccgtcgcggagctccgcagctttctggggttggcctcgtactatcggaggttcgtccgggactttgccagcatcgccgccccgctgcaccgcctcaccgacaagggccgccgttttgactgggactcgggctgtgagactgcctttggccggttgcgcgaagctctggtgggggcccccgtgctggcctaccccgacccgcggttgccgtatattctcgacaccgacgcgagtgactcgggggtgggggcggtgttggcgcaggaggggccggatggggagcgcgtagtggcttactacagtcgggctctgactaggcctgagcggaactactgcgtgacccgtcgcgagctgctggcggtgatggcggcggtccaccatttcaggccgtacctgttcgggacccggttccggttgaggaccgaccatgcgtccctcacctggctgctccactttaaggagccagagggacagatggcgcgatggatagagatcctgcaggagtacgacttcactgtcgtgcaccgtgcggggtctcgccatctcaatgccgacgctctctcgcgacgcccctgcgaggccgcggactgccatcactgcgcccggcgggagcagcgtgaggaggctgtccgcaccgtggcgggggtgagcgccgcggccacggcccgggaggggccgctgggggtgggcctgccagacctggcgcagcgtcaggcagctgatcctgacgtgggcccggtgctccgctggagggcagcaggagtgcggcctacacgagaggagctcgccccgcacccgaagtccgtcaaggccctctgcgccctgtgggaggccttggaggtaaaggacggggtgctgcgccgggggtggcgggtaccctccagtggcgaggtacggtggcagctagtggtgcctcggtcgctccgcggggcggtgctccgagcggtgcacggccaaccgggtgtggggcacttcggcggtaaaaaaaccctgcagcgtctccgaggccatttttattggggtctttgccaccgggacgtggatcggtactgccgaacgtgtgcggtgtgcgtggcgcagaagggtccccccgagcgctctcgggcccccctccaacaacaccaggtgggggctcctatggagcgggtgggagtggacgttttgggcccgtttccgcgcaccgaggccgggaaccgctacgtcttggtggccatggattactttacgaagtggccagaggcctacgccctcccggaccagagtgcccccacggtggccgatgcactgctggaggggatgtttgccaggctgggggtgccggaggagttacacagtgaccaggggcgtaacttcgagtcccaggtcttcgccagggtgtgccagcgcctggggattactaagacgcggaccaccccgctgcatcctcagagcgacgggttggtagagcggtttaatcggacgctcgccacccagctggccaccctggtgtcccggcaccaacgggactgggaccgccacctcccccttgcgctctgggcgtacagGACCGcagtccaggaatccaccgggtgcaccccggcctcgctcatgctgggccgggaaatgcgaacaccggtggacctggtcttcggcccgccgcccggagacgggtcggcacctccggctggaccggactacgagtgggacctgcggcagcggatgcagcgggtgcacagctttgcacggacccacctgacacaggcgggggtccggcagaagcggtactacgacctgcgctgcagggggcctgccttccagcccggggactcggtttgggtgtacaacccgcggcgccgcaaaggcctcagtcctaagctggcgccgtcgtgggaggggcccgctgaggtactcggggtggtgggcgaggtctgctaccgtgtccggttgcgaacacgggggagagtggtggtcctgcaccgagaccgcctggccccctaccgggcccgggaggaggagccgtgtggggaggctccagaggagcagccggggccggagccggccgatagtggggcgtccgtggatcgccagccgtcaccgcggcgcagcggccgctcacgcagggttccgcagcagttggccgaatacgagtacagcctgaggggggtgttcgacgtcggcgagacgccagacgcttcaggtgggggcagtgtaacgccctcgcctggtggtgaggaggaagcgcccctaggcgctcgtagtaccgctgggcatgctgggagtggtagccggggagagtctgagggtcagcacgatgaccagcggctgaccctgcctgtgtaaataatatcctagtaattctagtgccctgtgtagtcctgtaaaagtagagtgtgttgttaggtaattgccaccctaaatgtgtgtacgtgttcgtcagtctcctcatgtgtgtgtagatcctgtgtttggttttggtgtggttgtaaaataaagccagtgcttggttaatcgcgtctccactgttctttagttctgaaaaagaacctgccaAACGCTACATTACTATGTGAAAAGGGTGGAAGTAAAGAAAACCGGGTCATGGGGTTCACTGAATTGACGATGGTCTCTTACAAACGTAAAGTTAATTTTCCAAACATATTAACAAAAGCAGGAAAACAATAACAATGCGAGCATTAGCTTGGGACGTCTTCTCACAGTTTGTTggagcaaggagaatgcatttCAACAAAAACATCCTGCTC
It encodes the following:
- the slc25a47b gene encoding solute carrier family 25 member 47-B isoform X1 gives rise to the protein MHVVDFLAGSVGEINNIGALGVVVGYPLDTVKVRIQTERKLLGAWQCIHTIAKKEGVNGFFKGLTMPLITVSISSSVTFGTYRNCLQCLRQVRCGSLEAPTSKSDIFLAGLVAGVAQVSVMSPADIVKVRLQCQTEPYRPVQGSGLLSKPKYHSPVHCLLTIAREEGMLGLYKGATALCLRDGPSFATYFLTYSVFCDWLTPAGKNQPEWWAVLVAGGCAGMCGWSIGTPMDVIKSRLQVDGVRKKRYNGIVHCISESIQKEGLTVLFKGLGLNCLRAFPVNMVVFATYEMVIQLLHKSL
- the slc25a47b gene encoding solute carrier family 25 member 47-B isoform X2: MHVVDFLAGSVGGALGVVVGYPLDTVKVRIQTERKLLGAWQCIHTIAKKEGVNGFFKGLTMPLITVSISSSVTFGTYRNCLQCLRQVRCGSLEAPTSKSDIFLAGLVAGVAQVSVMSPADIVKVRLQCQTEPYRPVQGSGLLSKPKYHSPVHCLLTIAREEGMLGLYKGATALCLRDGPSFATYFLTYSVFCDWLTPAGKNQPEWWAVLVAGGCAGMCGWSIGTPMDVIKSRLQVDGVRKKRYNGIVHCISESIQKEGLTVLFKGLGLNCLRAFPVNMVVFATYEMVIQLLHKSL
- the slc25a47b gene encoding solute carrier family 25 member 47-B isoform X3; the protein is MTRFSLLPPFSHRALGVVVGYPLDTVKVRIQTERKLLGAWQCIHTIAKKEGVNGFFKGLTMPLITVSISSSVTFGTYRNCLQCLRQVRCGSLEAPTSKSDIFLAGLVAGVAQVSVMSPADIVKVRLQCQTEPYRPVQGSGLLSKPKYHSPVHCLLTIAREEGMLGLYKGATALCLRDGPSFATYFLTYSVFCDWLTPAGKNQPEWWAVLVAGGCAGMCGWSIGTPMDVIKSRLQVDGVRKKRYNGIVHCISESIQKEGLTVLFKGLGLNCLRAFPVNMVVFATYEMVIQLLHKSL